In the Populus trichocarpa isolate Nisqually-1 chromosome 1, P.trichocarpa_v4.1, whole genome shotgun sequence genome, one interval contains:
- the LOC7478121 gene encoding uncharacterized protein LOC7478121 isoform X2 codes for MGWPMNTNPCPMLNLLCSFTVENFEDKDIRAFMSSTAAFSQMLWSQLLENLPLPNIKWICPTAPTRPVALLGGFPCTAWSDVGEISEDSPDDWEGLDASAAHIANLLSTEPADVKVAIGGFSMGAATAIYSATCAALGQYGNGNAYPINLRAVVGLSGWLPGSRSLRSKVEGSHEAARRAASLPIFLCHGTSDDVVPYNYGEKSAHSLNTAGFRNLIFKSYEGLGHYTVPKEMDEVRNWLTARLGLEGSRS; via the exons ATGGGATGGCCAATGAACACAAATCCATGCCCCATGTTGAATTTGCTTTGTTCTTTCACTGTTGAAAACTTCGAAGATAAAGATATTCGTGCATTTATGTCTTCCACTGCTGCTTTTTCTCAAATGCT CTGGTCCCAGCTACTGGAAAATCTCCCTCTTCCAAAT ATTAAATGGATTTGCCCAACTGCTCCTACTCGTCCTGTGGCACTGCTGGGTGGATTTCCTTGCACTGCAT GGTCCGACGTTGGAGAAATTTCAGAAGATAGCCCAGATGACTGGGAGGGTTTAGATGCTTCAGCAGCACATATAGCAAATTTACTGTCTACTGAGCCAGCTGATG TGAAAGTTGCTATTGGAGGCTTCAGTATGGGTGCTGCAACAGCCATTTATTCTGCAACTTGTGCAGCCTTGGGACAATATGGTAACGGTAATGCGTATCCTATCAACCTCAGAGCAGTTGTTGGACTAAGTGGCTGGCTTCCAGGTTCAAG GAGCTTAAGGAGCAAAGTCGAAGGGTCACACGAGGCTGCGAGGCGTGCTGCATCGTTGCCCATTTTTCTTTGCCATGGAACAA GTGATGATGTAGTCCCCTATAACTACGGAGAGAAATCTGCTCACAGCTTGAATACAGCAGGATTCCGAAACCTGATTTTCAAATCTTATGAGgg GCTTGGTCATTACACGGTCCCCAAAGAAATGGATGAGGTTCGCAATTGGCTCACAGCCAGGCTGGGGCTTGAGGGCTCCCGCTCTTAG